From Dreissena polymorpha isolate Duluth1 chromosome 15, UMN_Dpol_1.0, whole genome shotgun sequence, a single genomic window includes:
- the LOC127861065 gene encoding uncharacterized protein LOC127861065, producing MTTVGPEFTTHIKTKTKEFPVLGVGLGVSAGLVFTLGVAVIIVVLRKRQKQSGCKKTKSNESDINSSLDVKRDQAGQIGHTVSNHNYFLLEKHTISADEHIDHHKHAPGETYSTIVEENDYHSINKDPRANAKDDCDDYDYTTNKASTSGGMSHDTVYNKLKLERQGDYDHVKGQVHINSRITNSDYDTTVTSTARSGYGIGDYDHVKKMGAMLKAASGNDYDTTVSLAAYERKKGERGEENNYNHKE from the exons atgaCAACCGTAGGGCCTGAGTTTACGACTCatataaaaactaaaacaaaag AATTTCCAGTACTAGGTGTAGGCTTAGGCGTGTCGGCTGGACTTGTTTTCACACTAGGAGTAGCAGTTATCATCGTAGTGCTCAGAAAAAG ACAAAAACAAAGCGGGTGCAAGAAAACAAAAAGTAACGAATCGGACATAAACAGTTCATTGGACGTGAAGCGAGACCAAGCGGGACAAATCGGACACACTGTGTCCAACCATAATTATTTTCTACTCGAGAAACACACAATCTCAGCGGACGAACATATAGATCATCATAAACACGCACCAGGAGAAACATATTCAACCATCGTGGAAGAGAATGATTACCATTCCATAAATAAGGACCCACGTGCAAACGCCAAAGACGACTGCGATGACTACGATTACACAACTAACAAAGCATCAACATCTGGTGGCATGAGTCACGACACTGTATATAACAAACTGAAGCTTGAACGCCAGGGTGACTATGACCATGTCAAAGGGCAAGTTCATATAAATAGCCGCATAACAAACAGCGACTATGATACGACTGTAACTTCGACGGCGAGATCTGGTTACGGAATCGGCGACTACGACCATGTCAAGAAAATGGGAGCGATGCTAAAAGCTGCATCAGGTAACGACTATGACACGACAGTTTCATTAGCTGCTTATGAACGAAAAAAGGGAGAAAGAGGcgaagaaaataattataatcacAAAGAGTAG